The following DNA comes from Bacteroidales bacterium.
GTTACAAGAAGTTTGACGTTGTTTTTGGCAAAAAAATCGGTTCTAAACTCGCTGTCTTTGGGTTTGTTGCGACTCATCACCAAAGCCGATCCGCCCATCTTATGAATTTGGTCGGCTTTATCAAAGTTGATGTCTTCCATTATTGGATTGTCGGAAAAGAGACTTTTGAAGCCTTCGTGCAGCCCGATAACACGGTAGCCGCTTTGTAGAAATACTTTGGCGATGGTGCTGATGACGGTGTTGATGCCAGGTGCCGGACCGCCGCCAGCAAGGATTGCTATTGCTTTTTTCATCTTTCGCTTATTGGTTATTTTTTTTAATATTACAGATTCTTAATATGTTAATTGTTAATCGTTAATTGTTAATCGTCCTTCGCAACTCGCAACCCGCAACCCGCAACCCGGCTTTCGTCCTTGTTTACAACCCCAGGCTTTGGCTTACCAGCTCTGCGATGTCGAGGTTTTGCATGGAATCTTCCTTGTTTTTGTATTTGATTCCATCGGTCATCATCACCATGCAGAACGGGCAAGCTGTTGCCACGATGTCGGCCTGAATTTCGATGGCGTCTTCGATGCGTTCGATAAAGACTTCTTTGTTGCCTTTTTCGGCTTCTTTGAACATCTGTCCGCCGCCGGCGCCACAGCAAAGGGCAAAGCTGCGGTTGCGCTTCATCTCGGAAGGCTTCCCGGCCACAGCTTCTATCACACGACGGGGCGCTTCGTACTCGCCGTTGCCGCGACCCAGATAACACGGATCGTGGAAGGTGATGCGCTTTCCGGCAAATTTATCGCTGCCGGGTTTTAGCTTGCCTTCGGCTATTAGTTTCTGCAGAAACTGCGAATGGTGCCACACCTCATAGTTGCCGCCAAAGTCGGGATATTCGTTTTTGAAAGTGTTGTAATCGTGCGGACAGCAGGTGATAATCTTTTCAACTTCATACATTTTAAAGGTCTCGATGATCTGAAGTGTCTGCATCTGGTAAAGCATTTCGTTTCCGGCACGGCGCGCTGAGTCAGCGGTATCGGTTTCTTCTGTGCCCAGCAAACAATAGTCGATACCCAGATGGTTGAGGATTTTAATGAACTCGCGGCTCACTTTTTTATACCTGTCATCAAAAGCGCCTGACGAGCCAATCCACACCAGATATTCCGGTTTGCGCCTGCCGGCTTGTAGCTCTGCCATCACCGGCACCTCCAGGCCGACTTCCGTTGCCCATTTCAGGCGGTCTTCGGGCGGATATTGCCATGGCGCACCGTTGTTTTCGATATTGGTAAACATACTGTTGAGTTCGCCTGGAGCTGCCGATTCTTCCATAAACAGATAGCGGCGCAGGTCGACAATAAGAGAGGGATGGTTGATGTTGATCGGGCATTCCTGCGCACAGGCGTTGCAGGTAGTGCATGCCCACAGCTCCTCTTCGGTGATCCAATCGCGCACCAGCGCACGTCCGTCTTCGTAGTCTTTTCCTTTCTTCACCAGCAGCGGTCCAAATTCTTTCATGCGGGCTCGTGTATCCATGATGATCTTGCGCGGCGAAAGCAGCTTGCCGGTGATGTTGGCCGGACAAACGGAGGTGCAGCGTCCGCACTCGGTGCAGGAGAGCGAGTCGAGATAGTTTTTCCAGGTGATGTCCTGGACATCTTTTACGCCAAAGCGCTCCATGGTTTCTTCGTCGTCGGTGGCCGGAACAACCGCTTGCGGGTCGAGCATGAGCTTTATTTCGCGTGTTACATTTTCCATATTGTCGAGCTTGCCCAATGGCTGCAGGCGGCTTAGGAAAACGTTGGGTATCGACATAAAGACGTGGAAGTGCTTGGAGTAGGGCAACGCGTTGGCAAAAATGAAGATGGTGACGATGTGCCCCCACCAGAAGAAATTAAACCAGAAGTTAGCTGCCGCAAAATTCGCAGGATTAACATCCACAAACCAGCCCATCAGTAGGCGGCTTATGGGATAAATCCCTTCGGCATTGTTGTGATGCAGTGCCAGGTAATAGGTGTTCATGCC
Coding sequences within:
- a CDS encoding heterodisulfide reductase-related iron-sulfur binding cluster, translating into MTHQVIFIIIFLLTIGLFGYTVSKFIAYFRLTRPFPIGNIPKRIGIMLKVAIGQTKIFRFPLVGLAHALVFWGFMIVGFGSIEMVIDGLFGLEKSLSFLGWFYDFMMASGDIFALLVGVSIIAFLVRRLAMHIQRFKGIEMKKISKIDANLALLAILFLMVSLLGMNTYYLALHHNNAEGIYPISRLLMGWFVDVNPANFAAANFWFNFFWWGHIVTIFIFANALPYSKHFHVFMSIPNVFLSRLQPLGKLDNMENVTREIKLMLDPQAVVPATDDEETMERFGVKDVQDITWKNYLDSLSCTECGRCTSVCPANITGKLLSPRKIIMDTRARMKEFGPLLVKKGKDYEDGRALVRDWITEEELWACTTCNACAQECPININHPSLIVDLRRYLFMEESAAPGELNSMFTNIENNGAPWQYPPEDRLKWATEVGLEVPVMAELQAGRRKPEYLVWIGSSGAFDDRYKKVSREFIKILNHLGIDYCLLGTEETDTADSARRAGNEMLYQMQTLQIIETFKMYEVEKIITCCPHDYNTFKNEYPDFGGNYEVWHHSQFLQKLIAEGKLKPGSDKFAGKRITFHDPCYLGRGNGEYEAPRRVIEAVAGKPSEMKRNRSFALCCGAGGGQMFKEAEKGNKEVFIERIEDAIEIQADIVATACPFCMVMMTDGIKYKNKEDSMQNLDIAELVSQSLGL